In candidate division WOR-3 bacterium, the following proteins share a genomic window:
- a CDS encoding ABC transporter permease: MHRVIAIFENTFKEGLRQRILSLLGIFALLLIVVSVFLEPFALGEAPKIMRDFGLAVTSLFGVLTTIIIGSALIHRDIEKRTIYTVLAKPVRRGEVVLGKFLGLGALIALLVLAMLLIHQLIIFVQEGVFEPSLLIVFPFELIEVSVILGILLLFSSFSSSTLTSIMGVIFFVTGHAMPDLKLFAESTKVEALKHVAYGFYYLLPNLSNFNFRTDLAYNIPLPADQVIFSVCYGVIYTVFLLYVTTLIFERREFK; this comes from the coding sequence ATGCATAGAGTAATAGCGATATTCGAAAACACTTTCAAGGAAGGCCTACGGCAGAGAATTCTGTCCTTGCTGGGCATTTTTGCTCTATTGCTTATCGTAGTTTCGGTTTTTCTAGAACCTTTCGCCCTTGGCGAAGCGCCTAAGATAATGCGTGATTTCGGTCTCGCCGTGACTTCACTCTTTGGCGTACTGACTACAATAATCATCGGCTCTGCGCTCATCCACCGAGATATAGAAAAACGCACGATCTACACTGTGCTGGCAAAACCGGTACGCAGGGGTGAAGTTGTGCTGGGCAAGTTCCTGGGTCTGGGCGCGCTCATTGCCCTGCTCGTACTTGCCATGCTATTGATACATCAATTGATCATTTTCGTCCAAGAAGGTGTATTTGAGCCTTCATTGCTCATTGTTTTTCCGTTTGAACTCATCGAGGTTTCGGTGATACTCGGTATCCTTCTGCTATTCTCGTCGTTTTCTTCGAGTACACTGACTTCGATAATGGGTGTGATATTTTTCGTTACAGGACATGCCATGCCCGACTTGAAGTTGTTCGCGGAAAGTACCAAGGTTGAAGCCCTCAAACACGTCGCTTATGGGTTCTACTACCTTCTGCCCAACCTCAGCAACTTCAATTTTCGCACCGACCTTGCCTATAACATACCCCTGCCGGCGGATCAGGTTATCTTTTCCGTATGCTACGGCGTGATCTATACAGTATTTCTTCTCTATGTCACGACATTGATCTTTGAACGCCGTGAATTCAAGTAG